The following DNA comes from Nocardioides sp. JQ2195.
CCCACCGTGGCGGGCGATCTCGGCGGCCACCCAGCCGATGCGGCGGATGTTGGTCTCGCGGTCCGCATTGGAGAAGGTCAGTCCCGCGCTGAGGTTCCGGCGTACGACGTCACCGTCGAGGCTGGTGACCGTGCGGCGGCCCTGCTCCAGGAGCTTGTCCTGGAGGGCGCGGGCGATCGTGGACTTGCCGCTGCCCGACAGGCCGGTGAAGAAGAGGACCAGTCCGCGCTCGTCCGGGGCGGGACGGTCGAAGTCGACGATGGCCTGGATGGACTCGGGAAGGTTTCGAGACGGCTCGTTCCTCGCCTCCTCAACCCCCGAGGACGACGAGGGCAGTGCCACCACCGGGTCGCCGGCCGCGTAGTTGTCGACGACCTGGTGCCCGAGCAGGTGGTCGGCGGAGGGGTCGTCGTGGGACGGCAGCGGCACGGCCACCACGGAGGCGTCGTCCAGCAGGTCCGCGGCGGCGAGGGTGGCTCGGAGCAGGCCGACCGGGCTGAGGTCGTCGGGGGTGCCCGCGCCGACCAGTGCCAGCAGGACCAGCCGGGAGCTCGGCAGGGCATCCAGCTCGGCCCGGGTGAGCGCGGCGGTCACCGGGACGAACGTCGCGCCGGCGTGCTGCTCACGCACCTGGCTGGGGGAGAGGTAGAGGCGACGGAAGGGGCCGTACGCCGCGTGGGCCAGGTGGGTGACGTTGCCCTCGCGATCGATCGTCGCCAGCGGCAGGCCCTCCGGGTCGACCAGCTCGACGGTCTCCGCCTCGGCCAGCTCCGCCGGCAGCTCGAGCCGGACCGGGGAGCCTGGCTCGTTGAACCCGGTCAGCGGTTCGTAGGCACCGGTGACGAGGAGCTCGAGATCGTCCAGCTCGCGCTGGGTGGGGCAGTGCTGCGGGTGAGGGTTCTGGGGAGTCGACACGGGCGCCATCCTGCCATCTGCGACGGTCGGCAGTGTGCCTGCACGCCCGGGTGGACCATGGTCGCGAGAAACACGCGAACCTGCAGGGAGCTGGTTCGGCCGCGCAGCAGTGCATGCGC
Coding sequences within:
- the cysC gene encoding adenylyl-sulfate kinase translates to MSTPQNPHPQHCPTQRELDDLELLVTGAYEPLTGFNEPGSPVRLELPAELAEAETVELVDPEGLPLATIDREGNVTHLAHAAYGPFRRLYLSPSQVREQHAGATFVPVTAALTRAELDALPSSRLVLLALVGAGTPDDLSPVGLLRATLAAADLLDDASVVAVPLPSHDDPSADHLLGHQVVDNYAAGDPVVALPSSSSGVEEARNEPSRNLPESIQAIVDFDRPAPDERGLVLFFTGLSGSGKSTIARALQDKLLEQGRRTVTSLDGDVVRRNLSAGLTFSNADRETNIRRIGWVAAEIARHGGVSIVSPIAPFDATRQDVRRMVDAAGGEFFLVHVATPLEECERRDRKGLYAKARAGVIPEFTGISSPYEEPEDADVRVDTTGRSIEEALDDVLAVLRDEGLLDV